From the genome of Turicibacter faecis, one region includes:
- a CDS encoding LolA family protein — protein sequence MKKLCLMFTVVLTVLLTACGEMSQQDVVDKLTSNVEDAKSYYATGVMEVDNNGQVYQYNVEVAYQKDNKYKVTLKNETTNNEQIILKNDEGVFVLTPALNKQFKFQSDWPLSSSQVYLYQSLITDILNDAEAKFEATEDAYTFETKANYHGNRDLVSQKITFDKKELTPTEVYVLDSKGEPRISMKFSSFDFDKKFKDGYFDCQKTMEYSQETMGEGALANLESELYPAYLPEGTTLVNKQAIDIQDGERVIMTFSGDQEFTMIQEPAAYNESTGVEPVSGQPVMINGTIGALSDNSITWVEGGVECFLVSETLETEELVSVAASVSNLAEK from the coding sequence ATGAAGAAATTATGTTTAATGTTCACAGTAGTACTTACAGTGCTATTAACTGCATGTGGGGAAATGTCGCAGCAAGATGTTGTTGACAAATTAACTAGTAACGTAGAAGATGCTAAGTCTTATTATGCAACAGGGGTAATGGAAGTTGATAATAATGGACAAGTGTATCAGTACAACGTAGAAGTGGCTTATCAAAAAGATAACAAGTACAAAGTAACACTAAAAAATGAAACAACGAACAATGAGCAAATTATTTTAAAAAATGATGAGGGAGTTTTCGTTTTAACACCTGCATTAAATAAACAATTTAAATTCCAAAGTGATTGGCCATTATCAAGTTCACAAGTTTATTTATACCAATCATTAATTACGGATATTTTAAATGATGCAGAAGCTAAATTCGAGGCCACAGAGGATGCATATACATTCGAAACTAAAGCGAATTATCACGGAAATCGCGATTTAGTCTCTCAAAAAATTACTTTTGATAAAAAAGAATTAACACCAACAGAAGTTTATGTTTTAGATTCTAAAGGTGAGCCACGTATTTCAATGAAGTTTTCATCATTTGATTTTGATAAAAAGTTTAAAGATGGATATTTCGATTGCCAAAAAACAATGGAATATTCACAGGAAACAATGGGAGAGGGAGCTTTAGCAAATTTAGAAAGTGAACTCTATCCTGCTTATTTACCTGAAGGAACAACATTAGTTAATAAGCAAGCTATCGATATTCAAGATGGAGAGCGCGTGATTATGACATTTAGCGGGGATCAAGAGTTTACAATGATTCAAGAACCTGCTGCATATAATGAGTCTACAGGGGTAGAACCTGTTTCAGGACAACCTGTAATGATTAATGGTACAATTGGAGCATTAAGCGATAACTCAATTACATGGGTTGAGGGAGGCGTTGAGTGCTTCTTAGTTTCTGAAACATTAGAGACAGAGGAGTTAGTTTCAGTTGCTGCATCAGTTTCTAATCTTGCAGAAAAATAA
- a CDS encoding response regulator transcription factor, whose protein sequence is MSIKYKVLVAEDELKIREILVDCLMDDYEVIEAKDGLEALRLFHSQQFDLVLLDVMMPEKDGFSVLKEIRLVSKVPVIMLTARSSVEDQVRGYDLKVDDYVTKPFDNQVLLAKVHRLLSRINEDDEVETYELAFDGLVVNKLSRTVRVDNELMDFRPKEFDLLVFLIENHRIALDRDRILDAVWGIDYFGDTRVVDTHIKKIRKKLGDYSKYIHTVFGVGYKFEVI, encoded by the coding sequence ATGAGTATAAAATATAAGGTCTTAGTGGCTGAGGATGAGTTAAAGATTAGAGAGATTCTTGTAGACTGCTTAATGGATGATTACGAGGTGATTGAGGCAAAAGATGGGTTAGAAGCACTTCGGTTATTTCATTCACAACAGTTTGACTTAGTTTTATTAGATGTTATGATGCCTGAGAAAGATGGGTTTTCTGTTTTAAAAGAGATTCGTTTGGTTTCTAAGGTACCTGTCATTATGTTAACGGCACGTTCTAGTGTGGAAGATCAAGTGCGTGGTTATGATTTAAAGGTAGATGATTACGTCACAAAACCGTTTGATAATCAGGTTTTATTAGCAAAAGTTCATCGATTGCTATCTCGTATTAATGAAGACGATGAAGTAGAAACTTATGAATTAGCTTTTGATGGTCTGGTTGTTAATAAATTATCGAGGACGGTTCGTGTGGATAATGAACTGATGGATTTTAGACCTAAGGAATTTGACTTATTAGTTTTTTTAATTGAAAATCACCGAATTGCGTTGGATCGCGATCGAATTTTAGATGCGGTTTGGGGAATCGACTATTTTGGTGATACTCGTGTTGTGGATACGCATATAAAAAAAATTCGAAAAAAATTGGGGGACTATTCGAAATATATTCATACTGTTTTTGGTGTTGGGTATAAGTTTGAGGTGATATAG
- a CDS encoding sensor histidine kinase: MRLATKIFLLLFGLFFTTLLLDIVAQYYFYDFAYPGYKQNQIYRLVYEIKDEVPNFQRFTNDFFSYMNGIEDKYLIKYKLHSSNTSQLNLEYLTDNDIFFESTTDKNVTTYHYYTKIKFKEGEEWIIEISYSLQVLGEMLSVFTNYYIFIFMILAILVLIFAIWLTEHITKPLLHMKRVTTNIANIDFSEKCEVNSDDELRELATNINVMSENLNRTLTELQVANERLKDDIAREREFEQMRSTFFSTISHELKTPLTIIKGIATRIQSRSMSPDEVKVQLNSIIEEVNRMTVMVQDTLNYMKMENPEDILEYSSFNLKMLIEHLNNKVKHIMGEKKLHIHLDLDDEYVEADSSKIMTVVTNLYSNAIRYTPDGDHIYVSLKRFGSKVQFEIENTGIFIPEEELDRIWEPFYRLEKSRNRDSGGTGLGLLITSKILQMHQSHYGVVNTSRGVKFYFDLNVDPDFDE; the protein is encoded by the coding sequence TTGCGTTTAGCAACAAAGATTTTTTTACTTTTATTTGGTTTGTTTTTTACGACGCTTCTTTTAGATATTGTTGCCCAATACTATTTTTATGATTTTGCTTATCCGGGTTATAAACAAAATCAAATTTATCGCTTGGTTTATGAAATAAAAGATGAGGTTCCGAACTTTCAACGTTTCACGAATGATTTTTTTTCGTATATGAATGGGATCGAAGATAAATATTTGATTAAATATAAATTACATAGTTCAAATACTTCGCAGCTAAATTTAGAATATTTAACGGATAATGATATCTTTTTCGAATCGACGACTGATAAAAATGTGACAACGTATCATTACTATACTAAAATTAAATTTAAGGAAGGAGAAGAATGGATTATTGAAATCTCCTATTCTTTACAAGTTTTAGGTGAAATGTTATCCGTTTTTACGAATTATTATATCTTTATCTTTATGATTTTAGCTATCTTGGTACTCATTTTTGCTATTTGGTTAACAGAGCATATTACTAAACCTTTATTGCATATGAAGCGGGTTACTACTAATATTGCAAATATTGATTTTAGCGAAAAATGTGAAGTAAATTCAGATGATGAGCTAAGAGAGTTAGCAACAAATATTAATGTTATGAGTGAGAATTTAAACAGGACGTTAACTGAATTACAAGTAGCGAATGAACGATTAAAAGATGATATTGCTCGCGAGCGAGAATTTGAACAAATGCGCTCAACTTTCTTTTCCACAATTTCGCATGAATTAAAAACTCCACTTACAATTATTAAGGGAATTGCTACTCGAATTCAATCGCGTTCAATGTCTCCCGACGAGGTTAAGGTACAATTAAACTCTATCATAGAAGAGGTTAATCGGATGACGGTGATGGTTCAAGATACATTAAATTATATGAAGATGGAAAATCCGGAGGATATTTTAGAATACAGTAGTTTCAATTTAAAAATGTTAATTGAGCATTTAAATAATAAGGTTAAGCATATAATGGGAGAGAAGAAATTACATATTCATTTAGATTTGGACGATGAATATGTAGAGGCAGATTCTTCGAAGATTATGACCGTCGTTACAAATTTATATTCTAATGCTATTCGTTATACTCCTGATGGTGACCACATTTATGTAAGTCTTAAACGCTTTGGAAGTAAGGTTCAGTTTGAAATTGAAAATACGGGGATTTTTATTCCAGAAGAGGAATTGGATCGAATATGGGAACCTTTTTATCGTTTAGAAAAGTCAAGAAATAGGGACAGTGGGGGAACAGGTCTAGGACTACTAATTACGAGTAAAATTTTGCAGATGCACCAAAGTCATTACGGGGTCGTTAATACCTCACGAGGTGTAAAGTTTTATTTCGATTTAAATGTAGATCCAGACTTTGATGAATAG
- a CDS encoding pyridoxal phosphate-dependent aminotransferase — MELKINRYASMLKPSLIREMKVLADKYNDVIDFTLGEPHISRHTYEVIQEGLHHKMMESSLGYSHQYGIIELRMAISEYCKHNYGQIYDPYSEIIITTGVSEPISAVFKTILEEDDEVIIFSPSFTLYNTNVQMYGGKVVLYDMVENDMQVKEEVLSRLITAKTKAILVNSPCNPTGKIFSEEENEVIYNCIKDKPIFVISDEIYREIVFEQKKCCSLSKYPRLRDRLFILNGFSKSYAMTGWRIGYVLGPKEFINTVAVVHQNFVASASTISQYAALEALNHPELTKNIQQLYEKNRNYVYQQLKPYFKHVVLPEGAFYLYIDVSNYGLTSYEFAMNLLKSKQVAIVPSMAFEPNDSGYVRLSYCCDFETLRAGVLRIQNFIKSL; from the coding sequence ATGGAATTAAAAATTAATCGGTACGCTTCAATGCTAAAACCTTCATTGATTCGGGAAATGAAAGTGTTAGCGGATAAATATAATGATGTTATTGATTTTACATTAGGGGAACCCCATATATCTCGGCATACCTATGAGGTTATTCAAGAGGGGTTACATCATAAAATGATGGAATCTTCGTTGGGTTATTCTCATCAATATGGAATTATAGAGTTAAGAATGGCAATTTCAGAGTATTGTAAGCATAATTACGGCCAGATTTATGATCCATATTCAGAGATTATCATTACAACAGGTGTTTCTGAACCTATTAGTGCGGTTTTTAAAACAATTTTAGAGGAAGACGATGAGGTTATCATTTTTTCTCCATCCTTTACTTTATACAATACGAATGTTCAAATGTATGGGGGAAAAGTTGTTTTATATGATATGGTGGAAAATGATATGCAGGTAAAGGAAGAGGTATTAAGCAGGTTAATTACTGCAAAAACGAAAGCTATTTTAGTGAATTCTCCATGTAATCCTACGGGGAAAATATTTTCTGAAGAGGAAAATGAGGTGATATACAACTGTATAAAGGATAAACCTATTTTTGTGATTAGTGATGAGATATACCGTGAAATCGTGTTTGAACAGAAAAAATGTTGTTCGCTTTCAAAATATCCACGATTAAGGGATCGTTTATTTATTTTAAATGGTTTCTCTAAGTCATATGCGATGACGGGATGGCGGATAGGGTACGTATTAGGCCCAAAAGAGTTTATCAATACGGTAGCCGTTGTTCATCAAAACTTCGTTGCTTCTGCTTCAACTATTTCTCAATATGCGGCTCTTGAGGCATTAAATCACCCAGAATTGACGAAAAACATTCAGCAACTTTACGAAAAAAATAGAAATTATGTTTACCAACAGTTAAAACCGTATTTTAAGCATGTTGTATTGCCGGAGGGAGCCTTTTATCTCTATATAGACGTAAGTAATTACGGGTTAACTTCATATGAGTTCGCAATGAATTTACTAAAAAGTAAACAAGTAGCCATTGTTCCTAGTATGGCCTTTGAACCAAATGATTCGGGATATGTTCGTTTATCTTATTGTTGTGACTTTGAAACGTTGCGAGCAGGCGTTTTACGTATACAAAATTTTATAAAAAGTTTGTAA